Genomic DNA from Planktomarina temperata RCA23:
TCGCATCATAATCCATTGGGGAAATGAGCCCGCGCGTGGCCATTGTGCTCAGTTTCTCCGCATCCATGCGCCCGTTGAAGAGGGCCACATCCTGTGCCTCCTCATCCATCACATGGGTCATCAAAAACCGTGTGAGATACCTATCTTTAAGATCATCAAAGGCTTGGCGAAACATGATGCTTTCGGTGTTGCGATTGGCATAACACAGGGTAACCGTGCTATCGGCTTCGCCCTCCAACACGGATTGTGCAATGGATTTGATTGGCGTGACACCGGAGCCTGCGGCCAAAAGCAAATAATTGTGCCGCCCGCCAATTGGCGCCGTGAACCGCCCCTGCGGCGGCATAACCTGCACCACATCCCCCGGCTTCAGGCCCAAAGCAAAGCTGGAAAAAGCGCCGCCCTCAATCCGTTTGATCCCGACAGAGAGCCGCGGCGCGCCCAGTGGCGAGCAAATCGAATAGGACCGGCGCAGGTCCTGCCCATCGACCATGGCGCGCAGGGTTAAATACTGCCCCGGCTCAAAAACAAAATCATTTGCCAAGGCCGCCGGGATGTCAAAACTGAGCTCCACAGAACTGGCGGTATCGCTGCGCACGGCGCTGATGGTCAAATCATGAAATTTCAGTTTGGCCATCGCAGCCTCTCCTCAAATACATTTAAAATAATCAAAGGGCTCATGGCAGGCATTGCAGCGATACTGGGCTTTGCAAGCGGTGGAGCCAAATTCGGAGAGTTTGGACGTGTCCGTTGCGGCGCAGCGCGGGCAAGCCACTGTGATCTCGCCAAAGAGTGCGCGTTTCGACGAAGAGCCCGCCACGGGCGGCGCAATCCCATAGGCGCGAAGTTTTTCGCGCCCCTCCTCGGTGATCCAATCCGTGGTCCAAGCCGGCGCAAGGATCCGCTCAATCACAGGATCAAACCCGGCCTGCCGCAGTGCCGCCTCGATGGCCAATTCAATCGCCAACACCGCCGGGCATCCCGAATAGGTGGGGGTGACCTTGGCAATCGCCCGACCTTGATCGTCAATGTCGACAGCCCGCAATATGCCCAAGTCCGCCACGGTGACCGCGGGCACCTCGGGATCCAAAACAGCCGCTGCGGCCTCCCATGCACGGCGGGCCGGAAGCGCTACCATGTCATATCCGGAAAACTGCGCTGCATGAATTGCAGCTGCGCCAATAGGTGGCCCATGGCTTCCGTATGCAGCCCACTGCGCCCCCCCTTTTGCGCATAGACATTCTCCGGCAGGACCAGCTTGGCCGCCGCGAAGACCTGCTCAATATCCGCTTGCCACGCGGGTTGCAAAGCTTTGGTGTCGGGCAAAACGCCGGCCTCAACAGCACCGCCGGCTTCGGGATCTGCTATAAAAAATTCGCCCGTGTAGGGCGCCAAAAGCGTCACCGCTTCGGCCATACGCCGGGCACTTTCATCGGTTCCATCCCCCAGACGGATCACCCATTCCGCACAATGGCGGCGGTGATACTGCGCCTCTTTCACAGCCTTGGCGGCAATCGCCTCAAGGGTGACATCGGTTGAGCTCTCGGTCTCTTGCCAAAACAATTGCATGAAACTGGCAAAGTAAAACTGCCGCAACATGGTGTGGGCAAAATCCCCATTGGGCAGCTCACAAATCAATAGGTTTCGATAGGCCCGCTCCAATCGGCCAAAGGCCAAAGCATCCTCATCGCGCCCCGCCCCTTCCAAATCGCCCGCATAGGTGTAAAGCCCGCGCGCTTGGCCAATCAGATCCAGCGCAATATTGGGCATGGCCAGATCTTCCTCGAGCATCGGCGCATGACCGCACCACTCCGACAAGCGGTGACCCAGGATTAAGTGATCATCAGCCAAGCCGATCAAGGCGGCGACCCATGCGGCGGGCATTACATATGCCCCACATCATCTGGAATGTTGTAAAAGCTCGGGTGGCGATAGATTTTATCATCGGCCGGATCAAATAGCACGCCGCGATCTTGCGGATCAGAGGCGACAATCTGCGCCGAGGGAATAACCCAAACAGACAAGCCCTCCCCGCGGCGGGTATAGACATCCCGCGCCGCTTGCAGTGCCATTTCAGCATCTGCCGCGTGCAGCGAACCGCAGTGGCGATGCGCAAGCCCATTGCGCGGGCGGATAAACACTTCCCATAGTGGGATTTCTTCGGCTTCGCTCATCTGCTCTCTTTCCTATTGCCTCACTCGGCAGCTACTGCCACCGATTGCCGCGCGGCGCGTTTTTTTGCATGGGCAAGCGCCGCCTCGCGGACCCAAGCCCCGTCTTCCCAAGCCTTTTTGCGCGCCGCCACACGGGCTTTGTTCAACGGGCCATGCCCCTTGACCACGGCCCAAAACTCATCCCAATCAATTTCGCCATAGTCATAGCGCCCCTCCGCCTCATTCCAGGCCAGTGCCGGATCGGGAAGGCTCAAGCCCAAACGCTGCGCCTGTGGCACGGTGGCATCAACAAATTTCTGCCGCAGCTCATCATTGGTAAACCGCTTGATTTTCCAGCGGGTAGATTGATCTGAATGCTCACTCGCCCCATCGGGCGGACCAAACATCATTAAGGAGGGCCACCACCAACGGTTCAACGCATCCTGCGCCATCTCCTTTTGCGCCGGGCTTCCCTCGGCCAGTTTCAGCATGATCTCATACCCTTGCCGCTGGTGAAAACTCTCTTCCTTGCACACGCGGATCATCGCCCTTGCATAGGGCCCATAGGAGCAGCGGCACAAAGGCACCTGGTTCATAATCGCGGCCCCATCCACAAGCCAACCAATGGCGCCAATATCGGCCCAGGTTTGGGTGGGGTAATTGAATATGGAAGAATATTTTGCCCGGCCGGACACCAATTCTTCGGTCATCTGCTTGCGACTCACCCCGAGCGTTTCGGCCGCGGAATAGAGATATAAGCCATGCCCGCCCTCATCTTGCACCTTGGCCAATAGCGCCGCCTTGCGCCGCAATGTCGGTGCACGGGTGATCCAATTGCCCTCTGGCAACATGCCGACGATTTCTGAATGTGCGTGCTGCCCAATCTGACGAATCAAGGTCTTGCGATACGCCGCTGGCATAGGATCATTTGGTTCAATTTTCTCATCCGCATCAATGCGGGCTTGGAAGGCCGCCAAAAACTCTGGTGTTTCAGTGGTCTGTTCGCCAGAGCCAATCAATCCTTGTGAATACATCCATTTTCTCCCAAATGTCCGCGAAAGATTATATTACAAAAATAAATAAATCAATATTGCTTTGTAACATAAGCAAAGCGTGTCGCACAATCTGGCGTCCCGCCGCTCATCTGCACCAATTGCGGATAGAGACTGGCCAGCGCGCGATGCGCACGCGCCAAAGGCCAATCATCGAGCGGTGCCTCAATGGTAGGATAACGCAGCACCAAGCGACGCCAAAAATGCACAAGCAAAAGCCGGGTCAATCGGGCCTGCGGCACCGTCAGCACATGCCCATCAAGAGCGCCGCAGAGGCGTGCGATCACACCACAGATCTCAGCATTCAGCGCGGGAAACACCTGCCTGCGCGCCCAATCTGGAAAGGTAGACGGCGTGCTGTCAAAAATCACAAGCCTGTCGCGCCAAGGCTTCAATCCCTCTGGCATGGCCGCAGCAGGCCAACAGGCAAGCCGCGCCCCTAAAATCAAGGGCGGCTCAGCCGCGCAGTCTTTTTGCAACTCAGCCAGATCCACATCCGGCCCGATCAACCCATAGCACCAATGCTCAATGTCGCGGGGCGCCGCATAAATCTGGCGCGCGGCCCGGTGGTACTGCTCCAGACCCGCGCTTGAGAAACGATAAAACGCTTGCCGCCCCAGGCGCCGGCCCGTGACCAAACCTTCTTTGGACAGGCGCGACATGGCTGTGCGCACCGCTTGCGGCTCAATGTCTAGCGCCGCGCAGAGCTCAAGAAGCGCGGACATCGAGAGCTCGCCCCCCTCCGGTTCGCCCAACTCGCCCAAAATCGTGACAATCACCGACCATACCCGCAACCGCCCCTGGGCGTGCAGATGGTGAATCAATTGGGCAAGAGGCGCAGGTTGCTCCGTCATGCCCCTTTGGTTTCACCATATGAATTCATGGTCAACAATTCATATTCCGCCACCAAATCGCGATCTTGGTTGCGCAGGGCCACATGCCAGCGCACTTCCCCATAGGCCTCCGTGCGGCGCGTCTTGCGCTTGACTGTAAGCTGCACCGAAATGCAGTCACCCGCAACGACCGGCTTTTGAAACGACAACGCATTGAGCCCGGTATTGGCCAGCACCGGGCCAGGACTTGGCTCCACAAAAAGACCTGCGGCAAAACTGAGCAACAAATACCCATGCGCGACGCGGTCTGGAAAAAACGGATTGGCCTTGGCTGCCTCGGCATCCATATGCGCGTAAAACCGATCACCGGTAAACTCGGCAAAATGCTCAATATCGGCCAGCGTGACCTCACGCGCAGCGGTGTGAAGGGTCTCGCCAATCTGAAGCGCATCAAAACTGCGCGTAAAGGGATGCGCAGGCCCCACATGCTCCGCCGCGCCTGTCACCCAAATTCCCGTGATGGCTGAAAGCATATCCGGGCTGCCTTGAATGGCGCTGCGTTGCATAAAATGTTTCACACCGCGCAGACCGCCCAATTCCTCTGAGCCGCCCGCGCGGCCTGGCCCGCCATGCACCATATGCGGCAAGGGCGCGCCATGGCCTGTACTCTCGGCCTGAGATACCCGGTCGTTGAAATAAAGACGCCCATGAAACGCCCCCGCCCCCAAAACCACCTGCCGTGCCACCTGTGGATCATGGGTGATGACAGAGGCCACCAGCGAGCCGCCACCCTTGTTCAGCAAGGAAATTGCATGGGGCACATCGCGATAAGCCATGACCGTGGAGACCGGGCCAAAGGCCTCAATCTCATGAACGGTCTTGGCGGCATCAGGATCTGGACAGTTGAGCAGCACAGGCGACATAAATGCCCCCTCTTTGGCATCGGCCCCGCTGACCACGCAGTGCTGCGCATCGCCGAATACAACATCGCATTCCCCCGCCAGAAGCTGTAATTTGCCCCGCACATCCTCGCGTTGCGCCTGAGAGACCAAGGCGCCCATCTGCGTCTCTTTCTGAGCCGGATGGCCAATTTTCGTGGCCGCCAGCCGCTCTGACAGGGCCGCAGTCACCGCCTGCAAATGGGCCTCGGGCACCATAATGCGCCGGATAGCGGTGCATTTTTGCCCCGCTTTCGTGGTCATTTCACGGTGCACCTCGGTGATGAAGAGATCAAATTCCGCAGACCCAGGCTCTATATCCGGCCCCAGCACAGAACCATTCAAACTGTCTTGTTCCGAAGTGAAGCGCACGGCGTTTTGCAAAAGTGATGGCCGGCTGCGCAGGGCCATGGCTGTGGCAGCGCTGCCGGTGAAACCCACAGTGTCTTGCGCGTCCAGACAGTCCAAAAGATCCCCCGTGGCGCCCATGATCAGCTGAAGCGCGCCGTCGGGCAAAATTCCACTATCTGCGATCAACCGCACTACGGCTTGCGTCAGATAGCCCGTGTCACTGGCCGGTTTGACCAGACTGGGCACCCCAGCCAAAAGACTGGGAGCAAGCTTTTCCAACATGCCCCACACTGGAAAGTTGAACGCATTGATTTGCAATGAAATCCCTTGGCGCGGTGTCAAAACATGCTGGCCAAGAAAGCTGCCGTCACGGCTGAGCACCTCCAGCTCGCCATCGGGCAGAACAAACCCCTCGGGCATTTCGCGGCGCCCTTTGGACGCATAGACCAACAAGGTGCCAATGCCCCCGTCAATATCAATCTGACTGTCCGCAAGCGTGGCGCCAGTAAGGAACGACAAGTCATAGAGCGCTTTGCGATGGGCCTTGAGATGCAAGGCGAGGGCTTTGAGCATGCGCGCACGGTCGTGAAAATTCAATGCGCGCAGAGCCGGCCCCCCGTGGCTTTTGGCATAGTCCCGCATGGCCGCCACATCTGGCACCCCGCCCAGAACGCCGAGGGTCTCACCGGTGACCGCCGAGCGAACCTGCCGCCCGCTGCTGTCTGAGCGGAGCCAGTGCCCCATAGCATAGCTTGAAAAATGATCTTGATCCAACACCGGCGCACCTCTGTGTAAAACTTGGAATATTAATTGACCAAGCGGTCGGTCTATGCAAGTTATTTGTATAACCCGCATTGGAGGTCCGCATGTCCGACACGATCCTGACCCAACACACCGACGGCTGGATGCAGATCACATTGAACCGACCCGATCGGCTCAACGCCTTTAATGACGAGATGCATGCCGCCCTCAGCGCGGCGCTTGCGGAGGCAGAAAAGCCCGAGGTGCGCGCGCTATTGCTCACCGGTGCCGGGCGTGGATTTTGCGCTGGGCAAGATCTTGAGGGCCGCGATCCGCGCAGATTGGGCGGCCCCCCTGATCTGGGCCATACCCTGAGCACGCTTTACAATCCTCTGGTGCAGCGCCTGCGCTCATTGGCCAAACCTGTCGTCTGCGCTGTCAATGGCGTCGCGGCCGGGGCCGGCGCCAATATTGTATTTGGCTGCGATATTGTCCTGGCGGCCACCACGGCAAAATTTGTACAAAGCTTTGCCAAAGTTGGGCTGATCCCTGATGCGGGTGGCACCTATCATTTGGCGCAAATCTTGGGACCGCTGCGCGCCAAGGCCTGGGCCATGACCGCCACGCCCATCACAGCGCAAACCGCCCAAGACTGGGGATTGGTTTGGCAATGCTTCGACCCCGATGCGCTTTTGGAGGCTGCACAGCAGATGACCGCAGACCTGGCCAAGGGCGCGACCCTGGGTTTGGCACAGACCAAACATGCCATCCACAAAGCGGGGCAAATGGATCTCGAGGCGCATATGGCGCTTGAAGCGGAAATTCAGCGCGCCTGCGGCCAGTCGGCAGATTACCTCGAAGGCGTTACAGCCTTCCTCGACAAGCGCCCCGCACAGTATTCAGGATCCTAAAATGCCCCTCACCGCGCAACAAATCGCTGAAAAATCATCCGCGGCCTTGGGTGCCCATGATGCGGCCAGTCAAGCGCTGGGGTTGCAGGTCACCCATATCGCGCCCGGACAGGCCAATGTGACCATGCAGGTCACAGAGCAGATGCTCAACGGCCATGGGATATGCCACGGCGGGTTAATCTTCACCCTGGCCGACACGGCCTTTGCCCACGCCTGCAACAGCTATAATCAACGGGTCGTGGCCCAGACCTGCTCCGTCAGCTTTCTGGCCCCCGGCCAGTTGGGCGATCAGCTCACCGCCGCGGCCCGCGAGCTGCACCACGCCGGGCGCAGCGGCATTTATGATATTGAAGTGACCCGCGCCACGGGCGAAGTGATTGCCCAGTTCCGGGGACACTCCCGCAGCATCAAAGGTCAGCATTTTGAGGAGCTCCAACCATGACTGAAGCCTATCTGTGCACCGGGCGTCGCAGCGCGATCGGTCGGTTTGGCGGCGCTTTGGCGCAAACCCGGCCCGATGATCTTTTGGCCCATGTGATCCGTGCCACTTTGGCCGATGTGCCGACCCTCGATCCTGCAGCCATTGATGATGTGATCATGGGATGCGCCAATCAGGCCGGAGAAGACAATCGCAATGTGGCGCGTATGGCGGCCCTCTTGGCAGGCTTGCCTGAGAGCGTGGCGGGCGTCACGCTCAACCGCTTATGCGGCTCAGGACTGGACGCAATCGCGATGGGTGCTCGTGCCATCAAAGCCGGGGAGGCGGAGATCATACTGGCCGGCGGCGTGGAAAGCATGACCCGCGCGCCCATGGTCATGCCCAAGGCCGAGAGCGCCTTTTCGCGAAAAGCTGAAATTTTCGACACAACCATCGGATGGCGGTTTGTGAACCGCGAGATGAAAGCGCGCTTTGGCATCGACAGCATGCCCGAAACAGCCGAAAATGTGGCCGCCGATTTTGGCATATCGCGCGCCGATCAAGACGCCTTTGCCCATCGCAGCCAGTGCCGCGCGGCGCAAGCCCAGGCCGCGGGGCGATTTGCCCGGGAAATCACGCCGATATCTCTGCCGCAACGGCGCGGCGACCCGATCATCTTTGACACAGATGAACACCCCCGCACGACCAGCCTTGAAAAACTCGCCAGCCTCACCACCCCGTTTCGGCAAAATGGCACGGTCACAGCCGGCAATGCCTCGGGCGTCAATGATGGGGCCGCAGCGCTCATCATCGCCTCACAAGCCGCAGTGGAGCGCTTTGACCTCAAGCCCATGGCCCGCATTCTTGGAACGGCCGTGGCCGGGGTCGCCCCGCGCATTATGGGCATCGGCCCTGCGCCGGCCAGCGAAAAGCTCTTGCAGCGGCTTGGGCTGACACTGTCAGACATTGATCTGATCGAACTGAACGAAGCCTTCGCCGCCCAAGGCTTGGCGGTCATGCGGCAGCTTGGCCTGGCCGATGATGCCGCCCATGTGAACCCCAATGGCGGCGCCATAGCCCTTGGCCACCCGCTGGGCATGTCAGGGGCACGTCTGGCTTTGACCGCCGCCCATGAAATGCAGCTGAACGGCCACAAACGCGCCCTGTGCACCATGTGCATCGGCGTGGGGCAAGGCATTGCGATGATACTTGAGAAACTGTGAGACGAGACAGATGAAAGATCTATCCCCAAAACCCGGAGATTTAAGCGCCATTGAAACCGCCAGCCGCGATGAAATCGAAGCGCTGCAACTTGAGCGGATGCGCTGGTCCTTGACCCATGCCTACACCAATGTGCCACATTATAAACAGAGCTTCGATGCGGCCGGCGTGCATCCCGATGATCTGAAGTCTCTGGCCGATTTGGCCCGCTTTCCGTTCACAGTGAAAACGGATTTGCGGAGTAACTATCCCTTTGGCCTCTTCGCCGTGCCACGCAGTCAAATCAACCGCATTCATGCCTCCTCTGGAACCACCGGCCAGCCCACGGTGGTCGGCTATACCAAAGCTGATTTGGCGATGTGGGATGAGGTGATGGAACGCTCCTTGCGCGCGTCCGGCCTGCGCGCGGGAGATCTGCTCCACAATGCCTATGGCTATGGGCTTTTTACCGGCGGATTGGGTGTGCATGGCGGCGCGGAAAAAATGGGTCTGACGGTGGTGCCCGTCTCCGGTGGTATGACCGAACGGCAGGTGCGTTTGATCGAAGACTTTCAAGCCACTGGGATCACAGTCACCCCCTCCTATATGCTGTCAATTCTGGACGAATACCGGCGCCAAGGGCTCGATCCGCGCAAATCTCCGCTAGAAGTGGGTATTTTTGGCGCCGAACCTTGGACCAACGCAATGCGCGAGGAGGTCGAGCAGTCGTTTGATATGCATGCGGTGGATATTTACGGCCTCTCAGAGGTGATGGGGCCCGGTGTGTCTTGCGAATGCGTCGAAAGCAAAGACGGGCTACATATTTGGGAAGACCACTTCTACCCGGAGATCATTGATCCCGAAACTGGCGCGGTTCTGCCCGATGGGGCGCTTGGGGAATTGGTCTTCACCTCTCTGAGCAAAGAAGCTTTTGCAATCATTCGATACCGCACCCGTGATCTGACCCGGCTCCTACCTGGCACTGCGCGCAGCATGCGGCGCATGGAAAAAGTCACCGGCCGCAGCGATGACATGATGATCCTGCGCGGCGTCAATGTCTTTCCGACGCAGATCGAAGAGCAATTGATGAAGGTGCCACAATTGGCGGCGCATTTTCAGATTGAACTGGTCAAAAAAGGCCCGATGGATCACATGATTGTGCATGTGGAGGGCGATAGCGCCGCCGGTGACACCCTGGCAACTCTCATTAAGGCCAATATCGGCATCACCGCAGAGGTACGCGCAGGCGCTGACAATTCCGTCGCCAGATCTCAAGGCAAAGCCGTACGGGTCATCGACAACCGAGCAGCGCGCTAACCTGTGGCCCGCCCCATCGCCAAGGACCACCGCGAAAAACGCAGCGCGATCTTGAAACAGGCCGCGGTCTATTTCGCAGACCACGGCTATGATCGCGCGTCGGTCAATGGGGTGGCGGGGGCCTGCGGCATCTCCAAATCCTTGATTTATCACTATTACGACAGCAAGGAGCAGCTGCTTTTTGACATTTTGCACAGCCATCTCACGACGCTCTACGAGGGCCTAAAAGCCCTGCCAAAGGCCGAAGATCCTGAGCTGCAGCTGCGTCAATTGGTGAGAAAACTGCTGCATATGTACCGCGGCGCAGATGCAGAGCATCGATTACAATTGCAAAGCACAACGGCCCTGCCCCAGGCGCAACGCCATATACTGGCGGACATCCAACGGTCTATTGTCAAGGAATTTTCCCAGGCCATTGCTGCCGCCGCGCCCGAATATCTAGAGCAAGACCCAGATCATTTGCGCCCGCTCACCATGTCGCTCTTTGGCATGGTCAATTGGTTCTACCTCTGGCACCAACCGGGCCGCGGCTTGAGCCGGGAAACCTATGCCGATCTGGCAACCGAAATTCTCTTAGGCGGGTTGGCGCGGCTTCAAAATCAGGGGCGATCCCCTTAACCCTTGGGCGCCAGAATATGCCCCATGCGCTGCATCGCCAGACTATAGCCTTGGACACCGAACCCGGCGATCACCCCATCTGCTCTCAACGAGACATAAGACGAATGGCGGAAGCTCTCGCGTTTATGCACATTTGAAATATGCACCTCGAGAACCGGGCCCTCAAAGGTATGCAAAGCGTCGAGCAAAGCAATCGACGTATGGGTGAAGGCCGCAGGGTTGATGATAATGCCCGCTGAGGTTTGACGGGCCGTGTGGATCATATCAATCAGCGCACCCTCATGATTGCT
This window encodes:
- a CDS encoding 2Fe-2S iron-sulfur cluster-binding protein, producing MAKLKFHDLTISAVRSDTASSVELSFDIPAALANDFVFEPGQYLTLRAMVDGQDLRRSYSICSPLGAPRLSVGIKRIEGGAFSSFALGLKPGDVVQVMPPQGRFTAPIGGRHNYLLLAAGSGVTPIKSIAQSVLEGEADSTVTLCYANRNTESIMFRQAFDDLKDRYLTRFLMTHVMDEEAQDVALFNGRMDAEKLSTMATRGLISPMDYDAIYICGPQPMITAASEALTVLGVPPERIKFELFTPSSPLPIASAAQKPAPARGARVEVVLDGARRGFAMAADDMLLDAASQSGLELPYSCANGMCATCRCKLSQGEGEMAQNFSLEPWEIEQGYVLACQFKPRSELVVLDFDAV
- the paaD gene encoding 1,2-phenylacetyl-CoA epoxidase subunit PaaD, encoding MVALPARRAWEAAAAVLDPEVPAVTVADLGILRAVDIDDQGRAIAKVTPTYSGCPAVLAIELAIEAALRQAGFDPVIERILAPAWTTDWITEEGREKLRAYGIAPPVAGSSSKRALFGEITVACPRCAATDTSKLSEFGSTACKAQYRCNACHEPFDYFKCI
- the paaC gene encoding 1,2-phenylacetyl-CoA epoxidase subunit PaaC → MPAAWVAALIGLADDHLILGHRLSEWCGHAPMLEEDLAMPNIALDLIGQARGLYTYAGDLEGAGRDEDALAFGRLERAYRNLLICELPNGDFAHTMLRQFYFASFMQLFWQETESSTDVTLEAIAAKAVKEAQYHRRHCAEWVIRLGDGTDESARRMAEAVTLLAPYTGEFFIADPEAGGAVEAGVLPDTKALQPAWQADIEQVFAAAKLVLPENVYAQKGGRSGLHTEAMGHLLAQLQFMQRSFPDMTW
- the paaB gene encoding 1,2-phenylacetyl-CoA epoxidase subunit PaaB, whose product is MSEAEEIPLWEVFIRPRNGLAHRHCGSLHAADAEMALQAARDVYTRRGEGLSVWVIPSAQIVASDPQDRGVLFDPADDKIYRHPSFYNIPDDVGHM
- the paaA gene encoding 1,2-phenylacetyl-CoA epoxidase subunit PaaA, with the translated sequence MYSQGLIGSGEQTTETPEFLAAFQARIDADEKIEPNDPMPAAYRKTLIRQIGQHAHSEIVGMLPEGNWITRAPTLRRKAALLAKVQDEGGHGLYLYSAAETLGVSRKQMTEELVSGRAKYSSIFNYPTQTWADIGAIGWLVDGAAIMNQVPLCRCSYGPYARAMIRVCKEESFHQRQGYEIMLKLAEGSPAQKEMAQDALNRWWWPSLMMFGPPDGASEHSDQSTRWKIKRFTNDELRQKFVDATVPQAQRLGLSLPDPALAWNEAEGRYDYGEIDWDEFWAVVKGHGPLNKARVAARKKAWEDGAWVREAALAHAKKRAARQSVAVAAE
- the paaZ gene encoding phenylacetic acid degradation bifunctional protein PaaZ codes for the protein MLDQDHFSSYAMGHWLRSDSSGRQVRSAVTGETLGVLGGVPDVAAMRDYAKSHGGPALRALNFHDRARMLKALALHLKAHRKALYDLSFLTGATLADSQIDIDGGIGTLLVYASKGRREMPEGFVLPDGELEVLSRDGSFLGQHVLTPRQGISLQINAFNFPVWGMLEKLAPSLLAGVPSLVKPASDTGYLTQAVVRLIADSGILPDGALQLIMGATGDLLDCLDAQDTVGFTGSAATAMALRSRPSLLQNAVRFTSEQDSLNGSVLGPDIEPGSAEFDLFITEVHREMTTKAGQKCTAIRRIMVPEAHLQAVTAALSERLAATKIGHPAQKETQMGALVSQAQREDVRGKLQLLAGECDVVFGDAQHCVVSGADAKEGAFMSPVLLNCPDPDAAKTVHEIEAFGPVSTVMAYRDVPHAISLLNKGGGSLVASVITHDPQVARQVVLGAGAFHGRLYFNDRVSQAESTGHGAPLPHMVHGGPGRAGGSEELGGLRGVKHFMQRSAIQGSPDMLSAITGIWVTGAAEHVGPAHPFTRSFDALQIGETLHTAAREVTLADIEHFAEFTGDRFYAHMDAEAAKANPFFPDRVAHGYLLLSFAAGLFVEPSPGPVLANTGLNALSFQKPVVAGDCISVQLTVKRKTRRTEAYGEVRWHVALRNQDRDLVAEYELLTMNSYGETKGA
- the paaG gene encoding 2-(1,2-epoxy-1,2-dihydrophenyl)acetyl-CoA isomerase PaaG encodes the protein MSDTILTQHTDGWMQITLNRPDRLNAFNDEMHAALSAALAEAEKPEVRALLLTGAGRGFCAGQDLEGRDPRRLGGPPDLGHTLSTLYNPLVQRLRSLAKPVVCAVNGVAAGAGANIVFGCDIVLAATTAKFVQSFAKVGLIPDAGGTYHLAQILGPLRAKAWAMTATPITAQTAQDWGLVWQCFDPDALLEAAQQMTADLAKGATLGLAQTKHAIHKAGQMDLEAHMALEAEIQRACGQSADYLEGVTAFLDKRPAQYSGS
- the paaI gene encoding hydroxyphenylacetyl-CoA thioesterase PaaI — encoded protein: MPLTAQQIAEKSSAALGAHDAASQALGLQVTHIAPGQANVTMQVTEQMLNGHGICHGGLIFTLADTAFAHACNSYNQRVVAQTCSVSFLAPGQLGDQLTAAARELHHAGRSGIYDIEVTRATGEVIAQFRGHSRSIKGQHFEELQP
- the pcaF gene encoding 3-oxoadipyl-CoA thiolase, with product MTEAYLCTGRRSAIGRFGGALAQTRPDDLLAHVIRATLADVPTLDPAAIDDVIMGCANQAGEDNRNVARMAALLAGLPESVAGVTLNRLCGSGLDAIAMGARAIKAGEAEIILAGGVESMTRAPMVMPKAESAFSRKAEIFDTTIGWRFVNREMKARFGIDSMPETAENVAADFGISRADQDAFAHRSQCRAAQAQAAGRFAREITPISLPQRRGDPIIFDTDEHPRTTSLEKLASLTTPFRQNGTVTAGNASGVNDGAAALIIASQAAVERFDLKPMARILGTAVAGVAPRIMGIGPAPASEKLLQRLGLTLSDIDLIELNEAFAAQGLAVMRQLGLADDAAHVNPNGGAIALGHPLGMSGARLALTAAHEMQLNGHKRALCTMCIGVGQGIAMILEKL
- the paaK gene encoding phenylacetate--CoA ligase PaaK, coding for MKDLSPKPGDLSAIETASRDEIEALQLERMRWSLTHAYTNVPHYKQSFDAAGVHPDDLKSLADLARFPFTVKTDLRSNYPFGLFAVPRSQINRIHASSGTTGQPTVVGYTKADLAMWDEVMERSLRASGLRAGDLLHNAYGYGLFTGGLGVHGGAEKMGLTVVPVSGGMTERQVRLIEDFQATGITVTPSYMLSILDEYRRQGLDPRKSPLEVGIFGAEPWTNAMREEVEQSFDMHAVDIYGLSEVMGPGVSCECVESKDGLHIWEDHFYPEIIDPETGAVLPDGALGELVFTSLSKEAFAIIRYRTRDLTRLLPGTARSMRRMEKVTGRSDDMMILRGVNVFPTQIEEQLMKVPQLAAHFQIELVKKGPMDHMIVHVEGDSAAGDTLATLIKANIGITAEVRAGADNSVARSQGKAVRVIDNRAAR
- a CDS encoding TetR/AcrR family transcriptional regulator gives rise to the protein MARPIAKDHREKRSAILKQAAVYFADHGYDRASVNGVAGACGISKSLIYHYYDSKEQLLFDILHSHLTTLYEGLKALPKAEDPELQLRQLVRKLLHMYRGADAEHRLQLQSTTALPQAQRHILADIQRSIVKEFSQAIAAAAPEYLEQDPDHLRPLTMSLFGMVNWFYLWHQPGRGLSRETYADLATEILLGGLARLQNQGRSP
- the aroQ gene encoding type II 3-dehydroquinate dehydratase, whose product is MAQLITILNGPNLNLLGQRQPEIYGHDTLDDVANSCTAVAAQFGLRCELMQSNHEGALIDMIHTARQTSAGIIINPAAFTHTSIALLDALHTFEGPVLEVHISNVHKRESFRHSSYVSLRADGVIAGFGVQGYSLAMQRMGHILAPKG